In Chitinophagaceae bacterium, the DNA window CTGATCTTCATCGATCAATCCGATGAGTGAATTGAGTGAATTGAAAAGAAAATGCGGTTTCACCTGTTCTTTCAATGAATCGTACTGGCTCTGCAGATTTTCCCTTTTCAAAGATTCCGCTTCCACCGCAAGTGTTTTCCATTCAGTAAGTGAATACATGAGTTCATAAATAGACACTATCATCATCGAGAAAACAAGAATTAAACCACCGGTGTAGAAATAGTCGGTGATGGAAAATACTTCGCCATAGTAATTGCTGAAACTCAATAATCCGGTTATCAAAAACCCTTCTGCCATAGAGACTACAGCAGTAGAAATAAAAAGCAGCACCATCCGCAGGAAAGTATTTGCAAAACCCGGATATCTTCTTCTCCAGAAAGCGATCACTTCTCTTGCAATGCTCCAACAGATAAAAACGAATATAAAATCGGTGAGCAACTGCTTCCACCACGACCTGTTCTCTGAAATGATTGCACCTGCGTTCACGGCAATGGTATACAACACCGATAGTAAAGGCATGCCG includes these proteins:
- a CDS encoding histidine kinase, which codes for MKKTSDVLQDKYLRFIGMPLLSVLYTIAVNAGAIISENRSWWKQLLTDFIFVFICWSIAREVIAFWRRRYPGFANTFLRMVLLFISTAVVSMAEGFLITGLLSFSNYYGEVFSITDYFYTGGLILVFSMMIVSIYELMYSLTEWKTLAVEAESLKRENLQSQYDSLKEQVKPHFLFNSLNSLIGLIDEDQHRAKKFVEELSFVYRYLLQSNDKVLITVAEELDFIQAYFFLLKTRFENGLLMNIAVSKEDMDQLIPPLTLQLLLENAVKHNEVSADFPLQVTISSEQNNRLEVTNDLRPKSVQLNSTQKGLASIFSKYKLLHAPAPEIADSNGKFIVSVPLIKNSNR